In a genomic window of Sulfurimonas denitrificans DSM 1251:
- the mobF gene encoding MobF family relaxase: MSISSWQSSAQAENYFQQDLDYYQKNQELGEWHITGEMSNRYQNIAHQSAITKESYQDFADLINQNLKGNATGNQRAGFDITFSPSKSIDVIYAVANDELKKSILQAQDRAVNLALEKASRYITYRMRNENGREHFQNNGLAIAKFQHLSNRNEEIKIHTHCFIANQTINSKGELVSIDNKQLYDNQKLITQIYHQELFQEMQKLGFQSEVLDIQKDILEIKGVTQEARNSISTRTAEIEKWLLENRKELLRKYPNANESQLRQIATLETRNYKQSHSYSELEEIELKNKNLVENTGFTKETIHQIQNLEKSNQKILSLDELTQKAAQLTTEHESTFTSEEILSRAIKLNAIQSYTYDLSTLENAVLNSDIIKLDENIYTTQEMINIEREILTYAQESKNTAQAETTLDKAEQFLSENFSTMTAGQKEAFSHVLTSKDAILGIQGDAGVGKTFMLKAVKEFQKLHKKDNLIGLAPTNKAADEISKESGIKGQTIDSFIHQRQHKQNQIIIVDEASMVDSRKMQKLTDIAQQTNSKLVLMGDTKQFTSIGAGAIFEQLQAKGAIEVAVMAESMRAKTADMKELYKLTKEQKTDAVLDILESKNQFQTIEAEDYSSVVKEYLQDKDNTLLLVMKNQTRQELNELIRDELKKDNSISSHQILHIQEKQQLDSISVHHYTSYEVGDMVQQAGSYKGSLKSGTEAVIASVNEELNSITLQDAKGNSKEVNLGEHGDKLNLYKTTQKEFSQNDKIIFTKKDKSLGLNNGDIGTVKEIKDGFLTVDTGKKEIKINTKEYNYIDHAYAITNHKAQGQTSERSIFVGDSRLSSQNAFYVALTRAKAHISIYTQDKEQFRDAVAERQVKRSTLDYNTEEILKRRANELTKIQGLHKSSDRSTAREQKTINLLHKLSNSVVVSNIKRLSDLLLQSDTLNNLANRFRRDANITVRPEINVVGRTQQPTIQIKGESMQTVYDKRREENAKYQEATQEINNQEGEKQNLAREQEKESFIDKIDKASELYERVEDIQRYLSDETGIKDIITSEQDLGVLEDMALNYDMREITQEALESFKHLAQDVVEVLENPTLEIFKDAMHKAVDMSNLFDKQLKHTREIENER, translated from the coding sequence ATGTCAATATCAAGCTGGCAAAGTTCAGCTCAAGCCGAAAACTACTTTCAACAAGATCTTGATTACTATCAAAAAAACCAAGAGTTGGGCGAGTGGCATATCACTGGTGAAATGTCAAATCGCTATCAAAACATTGCTCATCAATCAGCAATTACAAAAGAGAGTTATCAAGATTTTGCAGACCTTATAAATCAAAATCTCAAAGGCAATGCAACTGGAAATCAGCGTGCTGGTTTTGATATTACTTTTAGTCCGAGCAAAAGTATAGATGTAATTTATGCAGTCGCAAACGATGAGCTTAAAAAATCAATTCTACAAGCTCAAGACAGAGCTGTAAATCTTGCACTTGAAAAAGCAAGTAGATATATAACCTACAGAATGAGAAACGAAAATGGCAGAGAGCACTTTCAAAATAACGGACTTGCAATCGCTAAGTTTCAACATCTTAGCAATCGCAATGAAGAGATAAAAATCCATACTCATTGTTTCATCGCAAACCAAACTATAAACTCAAAAGGCGAACTCGTAAGTATAGACAATAAGCAGCTATACGATAATCAAAAGCTCATTACTCAAATCTATCATCAAGAGCTTTTTCAAGAGATGCAAAAGTTAGGTTTTCAAAGCGAGGTTTTAGATATCCAAAAAGACATCTTAGAAATAAAGGGAGTAACTCAAGAAGCTAGAAACTCGATATCGACAAGAACCGCAGAAATTGAAAAATGGCTTTTAGAAAATAGAAAAGAGCTTTTGAGAAAATATCCAAATGCCAACGAGTCACAACTTAGACAAATCGCAACACTGGAAACTAGAAACTATAAGCAATCACATTCTTATAGTGAGTTAGAAGAAATAGAGCTAAAAAATAAAAACTTAGTTGAGAATACAGGCTTCACAAAAGAAACTATCCATCAAATCCAAAACCTTGAAAAATCAAATCAAAAAATCTTATCTCTTGACGAGCTAACTCAAAAAGCTGCACAGCTCACAACCGAGCATGAGTCAACTTTTACGAGTGAAGAGATACTATCAAGAGCGATAAAACTAAATGCAATTCAATCTTATACCTACGATTTATCTACGCTTGAAAATGCGGTATTAAATTCAGACATCATCAAACTCGATGAGAATATTTATACAACACAAGAGATGATAAATATTGAGAGAGAGATTTTAACCTATGCGCAAGAGAGTAAAAATACAGCACAAGCTGAAACTACGCTAGACAAAGCAGAGCAATTCTTGTCTGAAAATTTCTCTACTATGACCGCAGGGCAAAAAGAAGCTTTTAGTCATGTTCTAACTTCCAAAGATGCAATTTTAGGAATTCAAGGAGATGCAGGGGTAGGTAAAACTTTTATGCTCAAAGCCGTTAAAGAGTTTCAAAAGCTGCATAAAAAAGATAATTTGATAGGTTTAGCACCTACAAACAAGGCAGCCGATGAAATCTCAAAAGAGAGCGGTATAAAAGGGCAAACGATAGACAGCTTCATACATCAAAGACAACACAAGCAAAATCAAATCATCATAGTGGACGAAGCCTCAATGGTAGACAGTCGTAAAATGCAAAAGCTCACAGACATAGCACAACAAACAAATTCAAAGCTTGTTTTGATGGGGGATACTAAACAGTTCACTTCAATCGGTGCAGGTGCAATTTTCGAGCAGCTTCAAGCAAAAGGTGCTATTGAAGTTGCAGTTATGGCAGAGAGCATGCGAGCAAAAACAGCAGATATGAAAGAGCTTTACAAGCTCACAAAAGAGCAAAAAACTGATGCAGTGCTTGACATTCTTGAGAGTAAAAATCAGTTTCAAACAATCGAAGCAGAGGATTATTCAAGCGTTGTAAAAGAGTATCTTCAAGATAAAGACAACACTTTATTACTTGTTATGAAAAATCAAACAAGACAAGAACTCAACGAACTTATAAGAGATGAGCTGAAAAAAGACAACTCTATTTCAAGTCATCAAATTTTGCATATTCAGGAAAAACAACAACTAGACAGCATATCAGTTCATCATTATACGAGCTATGAGGTAGGCGATATGGTGCAGCAAGCAGGAAGTTACAAGGGGAGCTTAAAAAGCGGTACAGAGGCAGTCATTGCATCCGTAAATGAAGAATTAAACTCTATCACTTTGCAAGATGCCAAAGGCAATAGTAAAGAAGTAAATCTAGGCGAGCATGGCGACAAGCTCAACTTATATAAAACCACTCAAAAGGAGTTTAGCCAAAATGACAAAATCATCTTCACTAAAAAAGATAAATCACTCGGATTAAATAACGGCGATATCGGAACGGTTAAAGAGATAAAAGACGGCTTTTTAACCGTTGATACAGGTAAAAAAGAGATAAAAATCAACACAAAGGAGTACAACTACATTGACCACGCATACGCAATCACAAATCATAAAGCGCAAGGGCAAACAAGCGAGAGAAGTATATTTGTAGGCGATAGCCGCCTCAGCAGTCAAAATGCTTTTTATGTAGCTCTTACAAGGGCAAAAGCTCATATATCTATTTACACTCAAGACAAAGAACAGTTCAGGGATGCAGTGGCGGAAAGACAAGTAAAACGAAGTACGCTAGATTACAACACAGAAGAAATTTTAAAAAGGAGAGCAAATGAGCTCACAAAAATTCAAGGGTTACATAAGTCCAGTGATAGAAGCACTGCAAGAGAACAAAAGACCATTAACCTGCTGCACAAGTTGTCCAACAGCGTTGTGGTATCAAACATCAAGCGACTCAGTGACTTGCTTTTGCAGAGCGATACACTCAATAACTTGGCAAACAGGTTCAGAAGAGATGCAAATATTACAGTGCGACCAGAGATTAATGTCGTTGGCAGAACTCAACAGCCAACCATCCAAATAAAAGGGGAAAGTATGCAAACCGTTTATGACAAACGAAGAGAAGAAAATGCTAAGTATCAAGAGGCAACACAAGAAATCAACAATCAAGAGGGAGAAAAACAAAACTTAGCAAGGGAACAAGAAAAAGAAAGCTTTATTGATAAAATCGATAAAGCAAGTGAACTGTACGAAAGAGTTGAGGATATCCAAAGATATCTATCAGATGAAACAGGCATCAAAGATATTATCACAAGTGAGCAAGATTTAGGAGTTCTTGAGGACATGGCATTAAACTATGATATGCGTGAAATCACTCAAGAGGCGTTAGAATCATTCAAACACCTAGCTCAAGATGTAGTAGAAGTACTTGAAAATCCTACTCTTGAAATATTCAAGGATGCAATGCACAAAGCGGTTGATATGTCTAATCTGTTTGATAAACAGTTAAAACATACCAGAGAAATAGAAAATGAAAGATGA
- a CDS encoding antA/AntB antirepressor family protein: protein MKKPVQIIKVTNNKIGEEKLQTVNSRELWEELGSQDKYSNWIKYQIETLDLEEKLDFEVIRKNPKNLQQGGRPEFDYIITLDAAKHIAMSSRSSKGKEVRKYFIEMEKYAIHILQEKAIDGNVLNYVREQQHYIERRQEATLETISDFSELNEKVVGALKNLLNTELDGLLVLNKALVDSIEEPTIQKMYISITKSIEDKRDFLWKVISNQVEETNKHNSQIHQFSETKLKELKKDLQTIIERKNAI, encoded by the coding sequence ATGAAAAAACCAGTGCAAATAATAAAAGTTACAAATAATAAAATAGGCGAAGAAAAGCTTCAAACAGTGAATTCAAGGGAGTTGTGGGAAGAGTTAGGAAGTCAAGACAAATATTCAAACTGGATAAAGTATCAGATTGAAACTTTAGACCTAGAAGAAAAACTAGATTTTGAGGTTATTCGGAAAAATCCGAAAAACCTACAACAAGGCGGAAGACCTGAATTTGATTACATCATTACACTTGATGCAGCAAAGCATATAGCCATGTCCTCAAGAAGTTCAAAAGGTAAAGAAGTTCGTAAGTATTTTATAGAGATGGAAAAATACGCTATACATATTTTACAGGAAAAAGCTATTGATGGAAACGTTTTAAATTATGTTCGGGAACAACAACACTATATAGAAAGAAGACAAGAAGCAACTTTAGAAACGATTTCTGATTTTTCAGAATTAAACGAGAAAGTAGTTGGAGCCTTAAAAAATTTATTAAACACTGAGCTGGATGGTTTGCTTGTTTTAAACAAGGCTCTAGTTGATAGTATAGAAGAGCCAACAATTCAAAAAATGTATATTTCTATCACAAAATCTATAGAAGATAAAAGAGATTTTTTGTGGAAAGTTATCAGTAACCAAGTTGAAGAAACAAACAAACACAACAGCCAAATTCATCAATTCTCTGAAACCAAGCTCAAAGAACTTAAAAAGGATTTGCAGACAATCATAGAAAGAAAAAACGCTATCTAG
- a CDS encoding DUF4373 domain-containing protein: MSAIQKDTCYFSHDANAKDDYKCMYMIDEMGLEGYGIFWILVETLREQKDYRYPLRLIPSIARKYNTTPSKIIDVIEKYELFEIDMQSFFFSHSLNRRMSFLAQKREKIVAASHKGVAAKRAKQEQLLLELSVIDSTNHRTTDGEPSKEKESKEKESKEKETLSQESRAERDIFSNLQSFKKHFIQKNTNVPFYTQGIGYEPTTGFKVNVHGYIENMKNNKVLSREQALEVWDYLYNYYQRVS, translated from the coding sequence ATGAGTGCAATACAAAAAGACACATGTTATTTTTCTCACGATGCAAATGCAAAAGATGATTACAAATGTATGTACATGATAGATGAAATGGGACTTGAAGGGTATGGTATTTTTTGGATTTTGGTTGAAACTCTGCGTGAGCAAAAAGATTATAGATATCCGTTACGATTAATACCTAGTATTGCCAGAAAATACAACACAACACCATCAAAAATAATAGATGTAATTGAAAAATACGAATTATTTGAGATTGACATGCAAAGCTTCTTTTTTAGCCATTCTCTAAACCGCCGCATGAGCTTTTTAGCTCAAAAAAGAGAAAAGATTGTTGCTGCCTCTCATAAGGGAGTTGCAGCCAAAAGAGCAAAGCAAGAACAGCTGCTTTTAGAGCTGAGTGTAATAGACTCAACAAACCATCGGACAACCGATGGTGAACCAAGTAAAGAAAAAGAAAGTAAAGAAAAAGAAAGTAAAGAAAAAGAAACTCTCTCTCAAGAGAGCAGAGCAGAGAGAGATATTTTTTCAAATCTACAGAGTTTCAAAAAACACTTCATTCAGAAAAACACAAATGTACCCTTCTACACTCAGGGTATAGGGTATGAACCTACAACAGGTTTCAAGGTTAATGTTCACGGATATATTGAAAACATGAAAAATAACAAGGTACTGAGTAGAGAGCAAGCTCTTGAGGTATGGGATTATCTCTATAACTACTACCAGAGGGTGAGTTAG
- a CDS encoding tyrosine-type recombinase/integrase — protein sequence MALKPAGGRYEGVWINELKNGNIAYYINYRDEHGKPVKKKVGVKTKQSNFTVKDAYDRLIQAKHHLMTGEESPFKSQRAKKFTFEDAWLAYYEWAKVNKKTYISDEQYYRLHIAPTFANKDIKSIKSKDIEQFKQLYTSKGYAAQSVKHYIGLMRHIINYAIKNDLIKNYANPISGGKVKLPTIDNARQAFLSKEQARVILDELLQYENPQLYQLTILLLYTGARFSEVASLTWNNINFETNMIYFKATKNGNARWVFMNELVKEVIEQLKADKNNNLIIANTKGKQMERMLHSWQIVVDNIIDENKEADAKQRVTVHSLRHTHASWLAMAGLDILHIKEQLGHKTLEMTMRYSHLIPNKRHEATELL from the coding sequence ATGGCACTAAAACCAGCTGGCGGAAGATATGAGGGTGTTTGGATAAACGAACTCAAAAACGGTAATATTGCTTATTATATAAACTACAGAGACGAACACGGCAAACCCGTAAAAAAGAAAGTAGGCGTAAAAACTAAACAATCAAACTTTACTGTTAAAGATGCTTATGATAGATTGATACAAGCAAAACATCATCTTATGACCGGTGAAGAGTCTCCTTTTAAATCTCAAAGAGCTAAAAAGTTTACTTTTGAGGATGCGTGGCTAGCTTATTATGAATGGGCTAAAGTGAATAAAAAAACATATATCTCAGACGAACAATATTATAGACTACATATCGCCCCTACTTTTGCAAACAAAGATATCAAATCAATAAAATCAAAAGATATAGAGCAGTTTAAGCAGCTCTACACCTCAAAAGGCTATGCAGCTCAATCAGTTAAGCACTATATCGGTTTAATGCGCCACATCATCAATTACGCCATCAAAAACGACCTCATTAAAAACTATGCAAACCCAATATCTGGTGGCAAAGTAAAATTACCCACTATAGACAACGCAAGACAAGCTTTTTTATCTAAAGAGCAGGCGAGGGTTATATTAGATGAGCTCTTGCAATATGAGAACCCGCAACTTTATCAGCTTACGATTTTATTACTTTACACAGGTGCAAGATTTAGTGAAGTCGCATCACTTACATGGAACAACATTAATTTTGAAACAAATATGATTTATTTTAAAGCTACAAAAAACGGTAATGCTCGATGGGTATTTATGAATGAGTTAGTAAAAGAAGTAATAGAGCAATTAAAGGCAGACAAAAACAATAATCTCATTATCGCCAATACAAAAGGCAAACAGATGGAGCGTATGCTGCACAGCTGGCAGATTGTCGTTGATAATATAATAGATGAAAACAAAGAAGCAGACGCAAAGCAAAGAGTAACGGTGCATAGCTTAAGACACACTCATGCGAGCTGGTTAGCTATGGCAGGGCTTGATATTTTACATATAAAAGAGCAACTAGGGCACAAGACCCTTGAAATGACTATGAGGTACTCTCACCTCATACCAAATAAGAGGCATGAGGCGACGGAGTTGCTTTAA
- a CDS encoding Abi family protein — protein sequence MKDSLINEFISEKRFNSYRSIEEYRANLHFSKKSYIPLSVLEIALRNSIDNHLTNKISNDWYLDETFLTQDSIQKIKQAIEVLEKRREATTKHKVIAELSLGFWVNLFKKPYDKKLRINDLKKIFPNLPNKNKKFITRDILYKELDHIRNFRNRVFHYEKVINKNNFEIIFDEIYEILKYFDTQLYSFTLKANE from the coding sequence ATGAAAGACAGCTTAATAAATGAGTTTATAAGTGAAAAAAGGTTTAATAGCTACAGAAGTATTGAGGAATATAGAGCTAATTTACACTTTTCTAAAAAATCATATATACCTCTATCTGTATTAGAAATTGCCTTAAGAAATTCTATCGATAATCATTTGACAAATAAAATTAGTAATGATTGGTATTTAGATGAAACTTTCTTAACTCAAGACAGTATTCAAAAAATAAAACAAGCGATAGAAGTACTAGAAAAACGAAGAGAGGCAACTACAAAACATAAAGTAATTGCTGAACTTTCTTTAGGTTTTTGGGTGAATTTATTCAAAAAGCCATATGATAAGAAACTGCGCATAAATGATTTGAAAAAAATCTTTCCAAATTTACCTAACAAAAACAAAAAATTTATAACTAGAGATATTCTGTATAAAGAACTTGACCATATAAGAAACTTTAGAAATAGAGTTTTTCATTATGAAAAAGTAATAAATAAAAATAATTTTGAGATTATATTTGATGAGATATATGAGATTCTAAAATATTTTGATACTCAACTATATTCTTTTACACTAAAAGCGAATGAATAA
- a CDS encoding nucleoside deaminase: MDKFLQAAIEEAKKGLKEGGIPIGSVLVIDGKIVGRGHNRRVQDSSAILHAEMDCLENAGRMAASEYKKAILYSTLSPCSMCSGAALLYKIPKIIIGENRTFKGPEEYVRSCGVEVEILDNQECFDMMQSFIQKNPQLWNEDIGE; encoded by the coding sequence ATGGATAAATTTTTGCAAGCAGCAATAGAAGAGGCAAAAAAAGGTCTCAAAGAGGGTGGGATTCCAATAGGTTCAGTACTTGTGATTGATGGCAAGATTGTTGGTCGTGGACATAACAGACGAGTTCAAGATAGTAGCGCAATTCTTCATGCGGAGATGGATTGTCTTGAAAATGCTGGAAGAATGGCTGCCTCAGAGTACAAAAAAGCAATACTCTACTCAACGCTTTCGCCTTGTAGTATGTGTAGTGGTGCGGCACTTTTATATAAGATACCTAAAATTATCATAGGTGAAAATCGTACTTTTAAAGGTCCAGAGGAGTATGTCCGCTCTTGTGGAGTTGAAGTTGAAATTTTAGACAATCAAGAGTGCTTCGATATGATGCAAAGTTTTATCCAAAAAAACCCACAACTCTGGAATGAAGATATAGGAGAGTAA
- a CDS encoding ribose-phosphate pyrophosphokinase: MRGYKIFAGSASVEFAKEVCQILDVPLAKATVKKFSDGEISVQIAESVRGRDVFIIQSTGAPSNDNLMELLIMTDALRRSSASSITAVVPYYGYARQDRKAAPRVPITARLVADMYEAAGIDRVVTIDLHAGQIQGFFNIPVDNLYGSVTFENYIRSKNLKNPIIASPDIGGVARARYFASRMGLDMVIVDKRREKANESEVMNIIGNVEGKDVIMIDDMVDTAGTMIKAATALKNKGASSVMACATHAVLSGKAYENIENGELDELIITNTLESKPHKKIIVLTVAPLFAEVIRRVYHNESVNSLFA, translated from the coding sequence ATGCGAGGTTATAAGATTTTTGCTGGTTCTGCTAGTGTTGAATTTGCAAAAGAGGTGTGTCAAATTTTAGATGTTCCATTGGCTAAAGCTACTGTTAAAAAGTTTAGTGATGGTGAAATTTCTGTTCAAATTGCAGAGAGTGTTCGTGGGCGGGATGTATTTATTATCCAATCAACTGGCGCTCCATCAAACGACAACTTAATGGAACTTCTAATCATGACTGACGCTCTTCGACGCTCTTCTGCTTCAAGTATTACAGCTGTTGTACCTTACTATGGATATGCTAGACAAGATCGTAAAGCTGCGCCTCGTGTTCCAATTACTGCAAGACTTGTAGCCGACATGTATGAAGCTGCTGGGATTGACAGAGTTGTAACAATTGACCTTCATGCTGGACAAATTCAAGGATTCTTCAACATTCCAGTTGACAATCTTTATGGCTCTGTAACTTTTGAAAACTACATAAGAAGCAAAAATCTAAAAAACCCAATAATTGCTTCTCCAGATATCGGCGGTGTTGCTCGTGCTAGATACTTTGCTTCACGCATGGGACTTGATATGGTCATAGTTGATAAAAGACGTGAAAAAGCCAATGAGAGTGAAGTTATGAATATTATCGGTAACGTTGAGGGCAAAGATGTAATCATGATTGATGACATGGTTGACACTGCAGGGACTATGATAAAAGCGGCAACTGCTCTTAAAAACAAGGGTGCCTCCTCTGTAATGGCATGTGCTACACATGCTGTACTAAGTGGTAAAGCTTACGAAAATATCGAAAATGGCGAATTAGACGAATTAATCATTACAAACACTCTTGAGTCAAAACCTCATAAAAAAATCATTGTTTTAACTGTTGCACCTCTTTTTGCAGAGGTTATACGCAGAGTTTATCACAATGAGAGCGTAAATAGTCTCTTTGCGTAA
- the lepA gene encoding translation elongation factor 4, whose protein sequence is MKNIRNFSIIAHIDHGKSTLADRIIQECGSVSDRELGKQMMDTMDIEKERGITIKAQSVRLDYVKDGEHYILNLIDTPGHVDFSYEVSKSLASSDGALLIVDAAQGVEAQTIANVYLAMENNLTLIPVINKIDLPAADPTKVAEEIETSIGIDATDAVLVSAKTGVGIRALIDAIVDRIPAPVGDSNAPTKAIIYDSWFDPYLGALGLVRVFDGEIKVNQLVKIMSNGEEHQVLDLMYPHPLKRKKTPVIKTGEIGIVVLGLKEVHVVNVGDTITDAKNPTCEPVVEYEPAKPFVFAGIYPIDTDEFENLRDALDKLRLNDSSLSFQPETSLALGFGFRVGFLGMLHMEVVKERLEREFNLDLIASAPSVIYKVYLNNGEEIHVHNPSELPEVNRIDRIEEPYIKATVITPSEYLGNIITLLINKRGTQTKMTYLNQDRVMLEYEVPMNEIVMDFYDKLKSISKGYASFDYEPIEFRVGDLVKLDIKVAGEAVDALSIVVPRNQALPRGRVLVKNMKEIIPRQLFEVAVQASLGSQVIARETVKSMGKNVTAKCYGGDITRKRKLLEKQKEGKKRMKSIGKVQLPQEAFMSVLKMD, encoded by the coding sequence TTGAAAAACATTAGAAATTTTTCTATCATCGCACATATAGACCATGGTAAAAGCACCTTAGCAGATCGCATTATTCAAGAGTGTGGCTCGGTGAGCGATAGAGAGCTTGGCAAGCAGATGATGGACACAATGGACATCGAAAAAGAGCGTGGAATTACCATAAAAGCACAAAGTGTAAGACTTGACTACGTAAAAGATGGTGAGCACTACATTCTAAATCTTATTGACACTCCAGGACATGTTGACTTCTCTTATGAGGTAAGTAAATCTTTAGCTTCAAGTGATGGCGCTCTTCTTATCGTTGATGCTGCCCAAGGAGTTGAAGCTCAAACTATTGCGAATGTTTATCTAGCTATGGAGAATAATTTAACGCTTATCCCCGTCATAAATAAGATAGATTTACCAGCCGCCGACCCAACAAAAGTTGCAGAAGAGATAGAGACTAGCATCGGCATAGATGCTACAGATGCTGTTTTGGTATCTGCGAAAACTGGTGTTGGTATACGCGCACTTATAGATGCCATTGTAGATAGAATACCTGCTCCTGTAGGAGATTCAAATGCTCCGACAAAAGCTATCATATATGATTCGTGGTTTGACCCGTATTTAGGGGCGCTGGGTCTTGTTCGTGTTTTTGATGGTGAGATAAAAGTAAACCAACTTGTAAAAATTATGAGTAATGGCGAAGAACATCAAGTTCTTGATTTGATGTACCCGCATCCACTTAAACGTAAAAAGACTCCCGTTATAAAAACTGGAGAGATTGGCATAGTAGTACTTGGACTAAAAGAGGTACATGTAGTAAATGTTGGTGACACTATTACTGATGCCAAAAATCCTACGTGCGAACCTGTTGTAGAGTATGAACCAGCAAAGCCTTTTGTTTTTGCAGGAATATATCCAATAGATACGGACGAATTTGAAAATTTACGTGATGCGCTTGATAAGCTCAGATTAAATGACAGTTCTCTCTCTTTTCAGCCAGAGACCTCGTTAGCTCTTGGTTTTGGTTTTCGTGTCGGATTTTTAGGAATGCTTCATATGGAAGTTGTAAAAGAGAGACTTGAGCGTGAGTTCAATCTTGATTTAATCGCTTCTGCGCCATCTGTTATTTATAAAGTTTATCTAAACAACGGCGAAGAGATTCATGTTCATAATCCTTCAGAGTTGCCAGAAGTGAATCGTATAGATAGAATTGAAGAGCCATATATAAAAGCCACAGTTATTACTCCGAGTGAATATCTTGGAAATATTATAACTCTGCTAATAAATAAGCGTGGAACTCAAACAAAAATGACATACCTCAACCAAGACAGAGTTATGCTTGAGTATGAAGTACCGATGAATGAAATTGTCATGGACTTTTACGACAAACTAAAATCAATCTCTAAAGGTTATGCTTCATTTGATTATGAGCCGATTGAGTTTAGAGTTGGAGATCTTGTCAAGCTTGACATAAAAGTAGCTGGAGAGGCAGTTGATGCGTTAAGTATCGTTGTTCCTCGCAATCAAGCACTTCCACGTGGTCGTGTTTTAGTAAAAAATATGAAAGAGATTATACCTCGTCAACTTTTTGAAGTAGCCGTCCAAGCATCTTTAGGTTCTCAAGTTATAGCACGTGAGACTGTAAAGAGCATGGGCAAGAATGTTACTGCTAAGTGTTATGGTGGAGACATTACAAGAAAAAGAAAACTCTTAGAGAAACAAAAAGAGGGTAAAAAAAGAATGAAATCTATCGGAAAAGTGCAACTGCCGCAAGAAGCATTTATGTCCGTTTTAAAGATGGACTGA
- a CDS encoding ComF family protein, which translates to MRCLMCENLSFSHICNNCQTTFLTPSLYRRKILGDIEVISFYKYSDIKNLLHTKHTDLGYYMYTILAKNSLEKFAAQFSYTQHVVSIAIDDTLSSGYSHTAILNRALKSDFITPKFNKLRAKNRVTYSGKSREFRMLNPRNFELKEFKEKELILVDDIVTTGSTLTQAIKLLHSNNKNTLFCLSLTDASIK; encoded by the coding sequence ATGCGCTGCTTGATGTGTGAAAATCTATCTTTTTCACATATCTGCAATAATTGTCAGACTACTTTTTTAACACCTTCTCTTTATAGAAGAAAAATTTTAGGGGATATAGAAGTTATCTCTTTTTATAAATATAGTGATATAAAAAATCTCCTTCACACCAAACATACTGATTTAGGCTATTACATGTACACTATTTTGGCAAAAAACTCACTTGAGAAGTTTGCCGCCCAATTCTCTTACACTCAACATGTAGTCTCAATTGCCATAGATGATACACTAAGTTCTGGATACTCCCATACTGCCATATTAAACAGAGCCTTAAAGAGCGATTTTATAACGCCTAAGTTTAATAAATTAAGAGCAAAAAACAGAGTTACTTACTCTGGTAAAAGTAGAGAATTTAGAATGTTGAATCCTAGAAATTTTGAACTTAAAGAGTTTAAAGAAAAAGAGCTTATATTGGTAGATGACATAGTAACAACTGGCTCAACTCTTACCCAAGCAATCAAGTTACTGCACTCAAATAATAAAAACACTCTTTTTTGCCTCTCTCTAACAGATGCAAGTATAAAATAA